Within Malus domestica chromosome 04, GDT2T_hap1, the genomic segment GTTGAGCAGCCATGCTCAAACCTCCCTGCAGCTTGTGAATGATTAAGGTGTCCACTCGTGCTTTTCGCAACTCTTTGAACATCATTCGGGTTCAAATCTATTGACTTCTGCATAAACAAGACCACATTGTAAGCATGGTACATTTTTTGGACCACGATCACTTCATGTTTGGTTGCTAtcagaaaatgctttcttgaGGAGCTCAGATTTCGAAACCCGAGTGTTTGTATCAGGCTGAATTGGGTTTCTGATGCAAAATTCACTCGGGTTTCGGAAGCTAAGATCAAAACAAAAACTAGCACAGATAGTATGAATAGGAAACATTTCGGACTGAAGGAGGAGACTTACCCTATGAACTCCACTGTCCTGAGGGTGGCCTCTTCGAATGATCAGCTGCTTTTTATTAGCTCTCTGTGCTTCTTCCACCATCTGAATTCGCTTAAACCGCGCTCTAACCTGGATCGCCATCAACGCCTGCATCTGCATTATCGTAGCAGTTGTTTGTTTCCTCACAATGTGACCTCTTATGAGTGCTTGTAACTTCACCAAACCCTTCAAGGCATGTAAAGCCTTCCTTGCCTGAAAACAACATAACCAATATGACtaccaaaataaatagatttggAGTTAAGAATCttatgttggaaaatattagtattttaggtTTGTTTTATTGTTTGGTTTTCTTGTGGGTTTAGGCTTTCGAGTCAATAATATTTTCCATTGTTTGTACGTTCGTTAGCGTACTCTCTGATGTTCACAACTTTTTATGACATGTTTACTAATATGTTATTGCATGAGGAAGAATTGAATTCACGAGGAGTCAGAATCCGGAATTCCCATTAAAGATGCTTACTAAATCATCTAGAATCGGATTTTGAATGATACTGAAAATAATCGTTTACGGATTCGTGAACATGTTGTAGAGTTTTGGATGGAAATTCGTACCAAATGCGAACGGAAGGCAGCTTGAATCCTTGTGGCAGCAGCATTTTCGACATCTCTTGGTGCCACGGCATGATTCTTCTGAACTTTCAGTGACAACTTAGAGATGTCAATTGAATCAACAGATCTTGTAACCCTGTGGGACGCCTCTTTGCCTGCCAACTTTCCAAAGCTCCACCTTCTCTTCACTTTCGGCGTCCCTGGCCGGTTCACCGACGGCCTGGCAGAAGCGGTAGATGAAGACTCATTCGAAACCTTAGTTTTCGGGGCATCGTTAATCTTTTTTTCTTGCTTTCCAACCAAGAACTTTATGATCCATCTGCTTGCCTTCCCCATCTTCAACTGTCACTAAAAGTTTATAGCACCACAGGAAAAATAGTGTTACACTTCATACGGAggagtatatatatacatatacatgtacatacatacacatatacatatatatatatgtgtgtgtgtgtataatgaTCTTACTTGTGTAAATAAAATATGATTAAGATTAGTTGACTGTGTGGATGGTTGGTATATTAAAAACAACCGTCAACAGTCTGCATGGCTTTTTCTCAAAGTGCTTTTCCGGCATGGTCATTTTTTGCTGAATATTTAATCACTTTGGCCAGCAGAGGTTTATCTGAGAAAGCCATTTGCCACCCTCATATGGATAGGCAAAGATTCCTAATTTCCTCCCTTGTTAAAGTAATAAAAATGTCAACTGCTTAGAATTTGGTTTTTTTGGAGGAGGCTGCATCAAATCGAGGCATCAATGGACTTATTAATCCCTTATTTCCTCTAACCAATCACATTTTTATAAACTTCAAAATTTGGATCTCAGAGAAAATGATAACTACACGGCTTTTTTCTCTCCCTCACATCTATGTTTAATCATGTCTattgttttcatttgatttattcaatccaacagctaaaaataaaaaagataggaGAGACATGTATGtaggaggaaaaaaaatggtgtgtgaTCAAATTTCGATTTAATATTTCACGGGTCCTTTGTTAGTTCATGATTTTTCAGATCTTCTAAGGGCCCGTTTTGAGATTGTTTGACAACCAAAAACACTTATAACTCGTTTGACAGTTTAAAAGTTAGAAGCACCTTAGGGCTATATAAGCACTTTCTAAAGAAGCACCCGTCAAATACTTCTTCAAGGAGCACTTCCAAGTTCTTTAGCAAGAAACACCATGATTTTGATACTAAAAAAAAACGAGCATAAGTGCTTCTTACAAAAGCAATCTCAACGAGTCCTAAATCCCATTAGGCTGTCATCCCCATCAGGGCCGTCGTTGATTGCTTACCGAACCGGCCATTGCAGCATTGCTAACATAACACCTTACACAATCTTAAAAGACTTGGAACTTGCACAGAAAGTTTCTAATGCGTTCAATACAGATCATgaaatcatgcaaacatgtaaAACTCAACAATTTAGGTCAAAATACTAAACTTATCCGACATTGAATTTCCGAAAGCATTCAAACAGATTATTGCTAATAACCAAGACCGAAGCACTAGATCTAATTCCGCAATACCATTTCATCGCTTCCTCACCAACACGCTGACTTCGTGAATTCAAATACTAGCTCTCTTCTGACTTCAGTAAGTGCTGGTTGTCTGATAACAAACGATCTCCTACCTCGCAAGCATAACGCCATCTGCATAAGAAACATGAAATCATATCAAAcgagaaaagaaatgaaaactgGCAAAACTAAGCGAGCAGAGACATGGAACCTAGTGAATGCCGCATGGCTTTTCTTTCTACAGGCTAAGTCTCAAGCTTATTTAAAAAACGCAGATTGTTTTGGTGCGCGTGAGAGGTAAACTATTTCAAAGCTagattcacaacttatcaaTCAAATCTCCGAAAAGAAGTTATCATCCCAGAAGtgaaaaaaaaggtcgtacccagtgcacaaggctcccgctttactcagggtctgggagaggtgaatgtcggctagccttacccccatttatgaagaggctgctcccaagtctcgaacccgagacctaccgctcatgggcgaaggcacttgccatcccagaagtgaaagaaaaaaaaaattagcaggGAAGTAAACTATTAggagccaaaagaaaaaaatcaaccTCCAGTTATCTGAGCTTCTCCTTCGCACTGCTCTTTCTTGCAGCTTCCTTAACTTTCTCAATATAACCTTCAATCGGAGGAGTCAGAGTTGCCATGAACCGGTTTACTGGGAACGGGGTAAGATCTGGAACCAATGCTGCTGCTTTCAAATGTTCAGGCAATGCCTCAATCGCCTCCTTCTTCAACCGCAACAGTGTGGACTCTGCTGCCTGCCTTGCACGGTGATGCCTCATCAAGACCCTGCTATACTCCTTTGCAAGCTTTCTACCGTCTTCAACAGTCAGGTTATATTTTGGTATCTTCTCCACATCAACCAAACCTAGTGATATCAAATCCAAACCAGGTGTTCCAATAATTGTTGGTTTTTCTGGGATTCCCAATTTTCCCTTATCTTTCTTCAGCATCTCAATCTCACGCTGTCGCTCTTTGCTAATAAGTCCCATCTTCTCTCGCATTATTTCACGTTTTCTCAGTACTGGTGGTAACCACCTAACAGGTGTCGGGGCATTTAAGCATGAATCATATAACTTTTCCGCCGGACTTATGTGACCTCCTCCACCTTTAGCAGCAGGGGCTGCACTACCCCTTTTCACAGTGATCTTTGACCGCTTCAGTGGTCCTGCAGCTTTTGTCTTTGATTTACCCTTTGCCGTCCCACTTACAGAGCATCTCTGAAGAAAGTTATGGCTTGAAGAAGACTCAATGAAAGACGTCACAGGTTTAATCTTTAAGATTCGTATCATTTTCTGAAACCCACTAAGCTCTTCAGCAGGATACAGTGAATGTCTTGCTTCTACAATTAACTTAAATTGCCTGTCACTATGGTAAACCAAGAAACAGATTATCAAAGGACGAAAGAACATTATTCACACATTTCACCAAATCCAACTGCCCACATGAAAAACCGATATTACAGACAGAAAAAGAGACAAACAAGAAGTACCATTGTTACTCAACTTAACTAAGTTTTCTATTCCCGAatcgaaagaaaaaaactaaGACTTCACTTAAACTTTACTTAGCTCTGAATACAACACTAGCATACTCCTACTCATAAGATACGGAAAGATCTAACTTCAGATTCAAACTTTCAATCGAAAGTCCCATTACGTAACATTACAAAAATTTGCATTTGTTAGAAAACACAAAGCAACTcccgcctgtgtaagtttatcttacattacCGGTCctaagcccggataaaggaggagggggtggtcgtcaggtagtcgacagtcAGCACTCCCATCTTACATCGAATCCTTATGATAATGAATCCTGAACGAAATTGCGctaaccgagcgcaatggcgttctaggattcatatagtcgacccccacttagtgggaaaaggctttgttgttgttgttagaaAACACAAATCAATTAGTTTACAAACTCCATTTCTTGTTTCTAAAGACTAAAGTTTGACAGTATTGTGctcaaaatttacaaattcaaCAGCCAAATACAAATATTCGGGATCGAATTTAAGCAGAATTTGAACTAGGGAAACATCTAGCTACAATGAAACTACTTCTATATGCTTAAATTCTAAAATACAAACCATCTAAAGATTcacacctttttttttccttctcattcccaatttttaaaacctaattaaTAATCACAGGCTAACATTGCATCTTCAAAAGGGAGAAGAACAAAAATCCCCAATCTTTCTTTGTCAAACGCTTAGAGAATTACACATTAAataaacccagaaaaaaaaaattgaaactgcAACCCGGAAATGCAATGAAACTAAAACAATCTGTAACTCAAATTACAGGAAAtaaatctcaaaaaaaaaaattgatctttTCAACCATCAGAACTAAACCTTTGATCCATTCAAACTCAgtattaaaatcaaatatacgaagaaaaggggagagagaggacGTACCAGCTTGCTCGACTGTGTAGCGCCGGACCGAGGAGtgagagaggaggagagagaaaggaagaaaagggTTCGAAGGTTTAAAGCGAATGATGAGAAATGATAAACGGGTGTTGGGCTTACGGGTTAGAGTATGGGTGGGTTCAAGTTGGGCTTGGCCTGCTTATGTATGATGGTCTTCTCCAAATAGGCCTCACATATGGGCCCAAAGGTAGGTGGAGCACAAAACTAGAAAACGAAGTTTTTGTTTCTCAAGgtttaatcccttaattaataGGTATATTTGCGAGTGCTTCTAAAATTGCTAAAAACAGTTTTTACCAACTTAAGACACTTAGTATTACGATATAGTGATATTTTTtatcacttataagtgagaagtcttatgtACAATTCttgtcaaaaacgaatttgaatcatattattaataGTCAATTATGAGGCTTAGTTCACCATGTTCCCCCTTAATGTGAATAATATCGTTTGCTAAAAAAAATGCTTAAGAATACGTTTGgaaatataattttaaaaatcttgttcgtcttaaaaaaaaattttaataaaagttttaacaaaaaaactctTATAAACAAAAATGCTTCCAAACGAAACACATTAATTTGATCCAAATTGGAAATTAGTTGCCACAAGTTGAAGAAATTTTGCATATAACTGAATAATATTACTTTATATTTACATCTCTTATCACATTAGAATTACACACTGGTTAGCTTTCAATTCGTCTATGACCATCAAATAAATGTGAATAAATATGAATGGATATATATCAGTATCTCAAGAATTACCACTGCTTAGCTTTCAATCTGCGTATGACCAATTACATCTCTAATAAAATGACCTTTCGTATGAATATCTTTCGTTGCCATATAAAAAATAGATTTGAATGGATATATATCAGTTACAAATAAGAATCTCTCCACTTATTGAGAACAGTTGTCTGTTAATCAATTAGCATAAGCATGcttagtgaattaaaaaaaacatgaacTCTAATAATGAGCAATTTAATTATGTGGTTTGGTCTATAATTTATGAGTGCTTGACTTTATTTCATCAACTGTGTTCTTCTCACATGGAACAAGTACCTGTATATTCTTCGATGAAATAATGTTTTTACCTGATGCAAGATCATGCGAGTTTAAATCTTCTACGCTCAAAATTTTTTTGACCTTTCTGTACTCTATTAAGCGAGATTTAAATGAATGATTAGGTGTCAACAAATGAGATAAGTTGAAGAGAGACCACATAAAGTTTTTGGTGCAGAAGATTTAGGGTTTAGGCCAAGCATCATTtaactattttttaaactaactACATATAACAACATATTATGGTTTTAAGAACTCAAAGGATATTAATAAATAACGTGGCTATTACCTCTTCACCCAcgccaaataaaaataaatagttatTCAAACATCATACGTAGTTCATAGTTGAAAGAGAGACAATAAACTTGTAGTTTAAGTGATTAAAAGTATATATTTTGCACtataaattttgagtttgaatTCTTCTTACttaaaagagagaagaagatttTCAGGACAATTTTTTATTCGGGCAAATGAGATCTTACAACAGGGATGTTGGAAAATTACTTATTCacaacgacgtcgttttgagtCTCCTTGCTTCACCGTCCAATTCCGTTTGTTAATTTTACTTTCGATTTCATCGTCTTTCATTGTTTgagtaaactgtcgatttgctccctgaactatcacccaactttcaatttcccccctgaactttttaattggaaaattaaggacttaaactaattttttttggccaatttccccctacagttagtttttcatagatttcatccaaattaacgttaactcttATCATGTGCAAACCACGTAACTCTCATTTGTGGACAAAAGTGTCATTTCACTAGACCTTTAAATACAAAAGctatagaatcacacatatttgcataggtttatattttagaaatctaaggttttcaattattttaaagaatgaagcgaccgaactacccacacatgttgtgcatatgcttccatttaacaaaaatttggatggaatgaatgaaaaattgacAGCAAGGGgcaaatcggccaaaaaaattagtttaagtccttaattttccaattaaaaagttcaggggggaaatcgaaagttgggtgatagttcagggggcaaatcggcagTATACTCTTCATTGTTTTCCTCTAACCATACCTATAGCCTTAAAAAAGCACTTCCAACTGTTTTTTCTGTATCACTTAGATTTTtaatagggaattgttattgacactcgaAATTTCTCATTATACACTccaactttctatatttagaaagaaaaatacacttgtgaggagtgtataataagatttttggagtgtcaataacacttctcatttaataaaaaatttaccatGTTTCTAATCAAATCATTTTAACAAAAGCCCTTGCCAAATGGAACACATTAAGTTGatctaaattaattaattggaaATTAATAAACTAGCAAACTAGCTATTATGAATGACTGGATTTATCGTTTTTTATATTCATACATCACCAACTACACAAAAGAACCTCTCTAGTTGATAAGAACATGtgtcaattcatttaattagcATAATCCCCTGCTTATTGAATTCATAAACATAAACCCTACTTGTGAGCAAATCAATGATATGGTTTggtttataatataatatataaagcaTCCGCCGAATAATTCAAATCGAAGCAATTGAAAGTTCGACTCGGGCCTATAATTTATGAGTGTTTGACTTACAATTTCGTTAACTTCTCGTTGTTTTCTTCTATATTCTTAGGATTAAGCCAACCATGTTAGACAAAATAATATATCTCCTAGTGACGCGAGGATCATGCATGACTGCATGTAACTTAACATcattaaactatatttttagaaaagaTTTAATATTGACTATGGTTTTGTAACAACTCAAGGATATGAATTTAGCTATTTCATGTTCAACCAccccaaatattaatttaactCGAGGATATTAACTTGACCTAACTTCTCACGATGCAAGCTGATTGTATTCGTGTTACACAATGTCATGCTCTTTAacttaatcaaataaaaatagtatcgcatgattggttttaggcaaggtctaaaatatcgatattatcccgatatttccatcgaaatttccgtgtttttggactaccgatatttccgatattatcgatattttagaccttgataggaactctatgtggtactaagtcactcatgtattttACCAtgtaatgtataaagtgtaaaatattgtactaattcattatatataaatgattatggcatgtttaaacttctttcattaattactgcatattttttacactcacaatatttgccagctcgctatataatcaacttaaatcagttaaatctatcatgcaatgcatttccttccaattttttgtgataaactaatagataattgactaaataaacattctgcaaagtttcaataaaaatttccatgtttttcttacaatttctgtggtttttattcaatttttatcgatatcgataatatcccgatatttccatcgaaatttccgtgtttttggactacctatatttctgatatcatcgatattttagaccttggtttTAGGCACAATTAtatttgtgtcttgtttctatatttctcattaaaaaaagaagaagaatatgcaCATTTTCAACTTTTGTGCGTGCAAAATTTTTCAAGCATAAGAAAactaatacaacaacaacaaagttttaTTTCACATATTAGCTTAATGAATCTGAAAATGCCATTGCGATAGATTTttttaaaggttttttttttctctgtaaGTATACATCTTAACCCTGATAAGTGGCCATGTGGAAAAGTGCGAACCACAGCTCACTAAAGAAAAAATCGGAGGTCCTGAATTCGATACTTTGTAAGCTGTGGATCAATGAAATTCTCAACTAACCTCCTCTGAATCTAAAAATGGTGAATAATTGTGATTCGTCACCAGTTATTTGCTTttcaaagggaaaaaaaaaatgaaagtacACATAATACATCTTTATCCATATGTTGACatcttccttttgtttttgcttaATCCTTTGGAAAATGTCTTCCTCGGTTTCTTTCTTCTATAGTTTGTGGCCATTATTTAATTAAGAGACGGCTTTAATGATAATGAAGGGGAAATGTTGACTTTGGGGGAGCTCAAAACAACTTCTTTCCACATGTCACTCCTCTAGAATTACAACTGCCCCTTTTGAATTTTGCACACCTTGTTGAATTTAGTACAAGTCTTTTGGAACTCTACAAAAcgaaaaaaataaactttagtCAAGTTTAGTTAACATAACTTTTAGCAAAATATGATTGTGTTGTACAGGGATACATCTGCCACTAAACTACAATCCTGAgttataaatataatataattttgcAGTACAACTATTAACGGATTCTAAATTTGATTGGCATCGAAGTGAATCAAAATcttataattattaaaaatttatatatCTTGTTGTGATACAAGTTACAACTACATATCAAcgtcttgaatttgattggcACTCATTTATATCAACATCTTTAATTACATAAAATTCTTGTAATTTATTGATTTTGTGATACAACTAAAAATCGACAAGTCTTGAATTTAATTGGCATCCGTTCGGATCAACATCTCATAATTACCATACTCTATGGTTTTTTGTTGTCATCAAATGGTAGGATTTGAAAGGTGATTATCTCCATAAACAGATTAAAACCTGAATGATTCTTTGTTCTGGTAGTATCTAGTATGTGCTGACTTTGGGAAACCCTAGGTAGACCCAAAGAAATATCCGATTTTATTGAAGATAACTTTAACGTGGGCAATTGGCAACTACACACCCCCCtttcacgtttttttttttttaatattatggAACCTTCTTCCAGTCGACAAACTAGGCCGCCATCGGAAGCTTCTCGTCTCCTTTGATACCTTCTCAAATTTTCCATCTTaatcaattattaattaagCTCATAAGCCTGTTgatttaatacataaataatccttttaattttctttgtttggGTTCTAAGAAATCTTCGAAACCCTtcaaactttatatatatagagagaaccAAGCCTCGTTAGAAACAACCCTTCACATCTTCACATaaacctccctccctctctctcccgccatctctctctctctctctctctctctctctctctctctctctctctttaaaaaACTGATACAAATGGCTTTCTCTAAGTCCATAGCCTTTTTAGCTGTGCTTCTGGTAGCGCTGCCCATCGCTGCTTTCGCGGACTGGCCGTATAACTTAGCTCCTACTATTGCCGGTAAGCACTTCATTTTATCTCCAAAAcagattttttttcaaactttgtcTGTAACTCACTGTAGGCTCGACAAACAAAGAGAAGATGTTTATGAACGACATGTATAGTCTCTTTTTATATAgagtaaaagactgtttactaccctcatgtttcgtgattttcaacatttagtatattaagtttttttcgtctcagattcatattttggaacagtctcatacatccgttagtcaaactgttaaatttgccgttaattgtgacgtggcgtcCATGtgaacaatgactgggcgccacgtgtcatccatgtttcttcttcttcttcttcctccgactgaaacttttttttttccttcttcttcttcttctccttcctccgaatctggggaagtttttttttttttttttttccttcttcttcttcttcctccgaatttgggttgcagattcggtttttttttcttcttctttcttcttcttcttcttcttcctccgactgcaacttttttttttcttcctccttcttctccttcttccttcttctcattcttccttcttcttccttcttcttcctccgaatctggggaagataaaggtttttttttttcttcttcttcttcttcttcttcttcttcttcttcttcttcttcttcttcttcttcttcttcttcttcttcttcttcttcttcttcttcttcttcttcttcttcttcttcttcttcttcttcttcttcttcttcttcttcttcttcttcttcttcttcttcttcttcttcttcttccttcgactgcaactttttttttcttcctccttcttctccttcttccttcctccttcttcttcttccttcctccttcatcttcttccttcttcttccttctcctccccagattcggaagaagaagaagaagaagaaaaaaaaaattccctagatttggaggaagaagaagaagaaggagaaggaagaagaaggaagaaggagaaaaaggggaaggaagaaggaggaaggaagaacaagaaggtcttcttcttcttcttcttcttcttcttcttcttcttcttcttcttccttcgactgcaactttttttttcttcctccttcttctccttcttccttcctccttcttcttcttccttcctccttcatcttcttccttcttcttccttctcctccccagattcggaagaagaagaagaagaagaaaaaaaaaattccctagatttggaggaagaagaagaagaaggagaaggaagaagaaggaagaaggagaaaaaggggaaggaagaaggaggaaggaagaacaagaaggaggaagaaaaaaaaattgcagtcggaagaagtagaagaagaagaaaaaaaaacgtggacgacacgtggcgcccagtcattgttcaCATGGGtaccacgtcacaattaacggcagatttaacagtttgactaatggatgtatgagactgtcccaaaatttacattttaggtatgaatctgagacaaaaaaaaacttgatgtactaaatgttgaaaaccacgaaacatgaggatagtaaacaatcttttaccctattatatatataagttggtttctttcttcttaCACATCTTCTTCTTGTTACAGCTCAAATATGTGATCAAGTTGAGTGTGGAAAGGGAACATGCAAATTTGATATAAACGAACCATTAGGTTTCACGTGCGAGTGCGACCCTAACTGGAAGCGAACGCGTGATGGTGACGATGATTTGAAGTTTCT encodes:
- the LOC103434331 gene encoding protein IQ-DOMAIN 19-like; translation: MGKASRWIIKFLVGKQEKKINDAPKTKVSNESSSTASARPSVNRPGTPKVKRRWSFGKLAGKEASHRVTRSVDSIDISKLSLKVQKNHAVAPRDVENAAATRIQAAFRSHLARKALHALKGLVKLQALIRGHIVRKQTTATIMQMQALMAIQVRARFKRIQMVEEAQRANKKQLIIRRGHPQDSGVHRKSIDLNPNDVQRVAKSTSGHLNHSQAAGRFEHGCSTVYSDRLSISNRHHYEESSFATVNSPWNYPAASKPKPRRHSFAHQPQDDTDYEDFAFKPNYMTNTKSSKAKARSQSEPKQRPEGSLKNRSKQTEVDATLVAMEDQVLKRSSTQFKPNGQKSHDPWFVKLYRSRRLFEDNKHASVSSSTVHSYYHESLAAYEPHVNLY
- the LOC103434156 gene encoding uncharacterized protein gives rise to the protein MIRILKIKPVTSFIESSSSHNFLQRCSVSGTAKGKSKTKAAGPLKRSKITVKRGSAAPAAKGGGGHISPAEKLYDSCLNAPTPVRWLPPVLRKREIMREKMGLISKERQREIEMLKKDKGKLGIPEKPTIIGTPGLDLISLGLVDVEKIPKYNLTVEDGRKLAKEYSRVLMRHHRARQAAESTLLRLKKEAIEALPEHLKAAALVPDLTPFPVNRFMATLTPPIEGYIEKVKEAARKSSAKEKLR